In the Hordeum vulgare subsp. vulgare chromosome 7H, MorexV3_pseudomolecules_assembly, whole genome shotgun sequence genome, one interval contains:
- the LOC123410189 gene encoding GDSL esterase/lipase At5g45910-like has protein sequence MRHPHPKGKLATPAKAIRPSPDAGPSRHGAAAGSGIKWSCNQDPVPPPRGHKRRNSRRGLVVAVATGISTPPHGKKQTSGAFPHQEATSNRGKPRNPGKAIIFLFFLFLPSFSLFPSPTVSRPEHGGMRVMPRVRRGGVGWTAVLAAALQLLLVAAAAAEAGKYNAVFNFGDSLVDAGNLVTEGIPDYLATARPPYGQSYFGYPTGRCSDGRLVIDFIAQEFGLPLLPPSKAKNASFAQGANFAITGATALDTEFFEKRGLGKSVWNSGSLFTQIQWLRDLKPSFCNSTQECKDFFAKSLFVVGELGGNDYNAPLFAGKDLREAYNLMPHVVQGISDGVEQLIAEGAKDLIVPGVMPSGCFPVYLSMYVDPKEGYGLRSGCLKRFNTFSWVHNAMLKGALEKLRAKHPGVRIIYGDYFTPVIQFLLQPEKFGFLKQPPRACCGAPGKGPYNFNLTAKCGEPGASPCADPKTHWSWDGIHLTEAAYGHIAKGWLHGEFADQPIVQSS, from the exons atgcgccacccccaccccaaagGCAAGCTCGCCACCCCAGCAAAGGCCATCCGTCCGTCCCCAGACGCCGGCCCATCACGTCACGGCGCCGCGGCCGGGAGCGGGATAAAATGGAGCTGTAACCAGGATCCGGTTCCACCGCCGCGCGGCCACAAGAGACGAAACTCCCGACGCGGACTTGTGGTCGCAGTGGCCACTGGCATCTCCACTCCCCCACACGGGAAGAAGCAGACAAGCGGCGCGTTTCCCCACCAGGAAGCTACCAGTAACCGCGGCAAGCCGAGGAACCCAGGCAAAGccatcatcttcctcttcttcctctttctcccaTCCTTTTCTTTGTTCCCCTCGCCCACGGTTTCCCGGCCGGAGCACGGGGGGATGCGGGTAATGCCGAGGGTGAGGCGGGGAGGCGTGGGCTGGACGGCCGTTCTTGCGGCGGCGCTGCAGCTTCTTCTTGTCGCGGCTGCGGCGGCGGAGGCCGGCAAGTACAACGCGGTGTTCAATTTCGGGGACTCCCTGGTGGACGCCGGCAACCTGGTGACCGAGGGCATCCCGGACTACCTCGCCACAGCGCGGCCACCCTACGGACAGTCCTACTTCGGCTACCCCACCGGCCGCTGCTCCGACGGCCGCCTCGTCATCGATTTCATCG CGCAAGAGTTCGGGCTGCCGCTGCTGCCCCCGTCCAAGGCCAAGAACGCCAGCTTCGCGCAGGGCGCTAACTTCGCCATCACCGGCGCCACGGCGCTCGACACGGAGTTCTTCGAGAAGCGGGGGCTCGGGAAGAGCGTCTGGAACTCGGGGTCACTCTTCACCCAAATCCAGTGGCTACGCGACCTCAAACCCTCCTTTTGTAACTCCACCCAAG AATGCAAGGATTTCTTTGCCAAGTCCCTGTTCGTCGTGGGTGAATTGGGCGGAAATGACTACAACGCGCCACTCTTTGCCGGGAAGGATCTCAGGGAGGCCTACAACTTGATGCCTCATGTCGTTCAGGGCATCTCAGATGGCGTCGAG CAATTGATTGCTGAGGGGGCAAAGGATTTAATTGTGCCTGGAGTGATGCCATCCGGGTGCTTTCCAGTGTACCTGAGCATGTATGTTGATCCTAAAGAAGGGTACGGTCTGCGTAGCGGCTGCCTCAAGCGATTCAACACGTTTTCTTGGGTGCACAACGCGATGCTCAAGGGTGCGCTGGAGAAGCTTCGTGCCAAGCACCCTGGCGTGAGGATCATATATGGGGATTACTTTACACCAGTTATCCAATTCTTGCTTCAGCCTGAGAAGTTTG GATTTCTCAAGCAGCCGCCTAGAGCATGCTGTGGCGCTCCCGGGAAGGGCCCTTACAACTTCAACCTGACAGCTAAGTGTGGCGAGCCTGGTGCTTCGCCGTGTGCGGATCCAAAGACACATTGGAGCTGGGACGGCATTCACTTGACCGAAGCAGCATATGGGCACATTGCCAAAGGTTGGTTGCATGGCGAATTCGCGGATCAGCCTATCGTACAGTCTTCCTGA